A genomic region of Miscanthus floridulus cultivar M001 chromosome 3, ASM1932011v1, whole genome shotgun sequence contains the following coding sequences:
- the LOC136546289 gene encoding glutelin-2-like, whose translation MKVLLVALSILALAASATSTLTSGGCGCQTPHLPPPPVHLPPPVHLPPPVHVLPPSCHYPTLPPRPQPPHPCPYQTPYPSSCHPGHPVGTPPILGQCIDFLRHQCSPAATPYCSPQCQALRQQCCQQLRQVEPLHRYQVVFGVVLQSIQQQQRQGQSPLGALMAAQIAQQLMAMCGLQPITSPCPSCSAPAGVVHH comes from the coding sequence ATGAAGGTGTTGCTCGTTGCCCTCTCTATCCTGGCTCTCGCTGCGAGCGCCACCTCCACGCTTACAagcggcggctgcggctgccAGACACCTCATCTGCCACCACCGCCAGTTCATCTGCCGCCACCGGTGCATCTGCCACCGCCGGTTCATGTGCTGCCGCCATCATGCCACTACCCTACTCTACCGCCCCGGCCTCAGCCACCGCATCCATGCCCATACCAAACGCCGTATCCAAGCTCGTGCCATCCAGGGCATCCCGTTGGCACCCCGCCGATCCTGGGCCAGTGCATCGATTTCCTGAGGCATCAGTGCAGCCCGGCGGCGACGCCCTACTGCTCGCCACAGTGCCAGGCGTTGCGGCAGCAGTGCTGCCAGCAGCTCAGGCAGGTGGAGCCGCTGCACCGTTACCAGGTGGTCTTCGGCGTGGTCCTGCAGtccatccagcagcagcagcggcaagGTCAGTCGCCGCTCGGGGCACTGATGGCGGCGCAAATAGCGCAGCAACTGATGGCGATGTGCGGTCTGCAGCCAATTACAAGTCCCTGCCCTTCTTGCAGCGCTCCTGCCGGCGTTGTCCATCACTGA